Proteins from one Mycteria americana isolate JAX WOST 10 ecotype Jacksonville Zoo and Gardens chromosome 1, USCA_MyAme_1.0, whole genome shotgun sequence genomic window:
- the RRP8 gene encoding ribosomal RNA-processing protein 8 isoform X6 — MSGPGGPGPGGGKLDINRAGVAELEGALSGIGRRRARGIVRKREELKGFNSLDDLLHVKGITTRILELNSQRMTCRRRPSSEEAARVSPGLQGDSKAPVPQVVAEEEDVSGPWEPERSGKGSPGSGPEADDSSGRGAQEPVSSTVCGEQEEEEEEEEEEEGSCYSEEGEDGSNIYFYYTIGERWIDYLQRTEDGGLLRHVRPKMKRKSENGLDGRALSPGKKLCKGSEYSRTLGPCMPSPTTTFGDLRNAKAGQARRRRIPSVAPPPELQDWLRTFQRWSGPEKLLALDELIDRCEPSQIKYMMQVIEPQFQRDFISLLPKELALYVLSFLEPRDLLRAAQTCRYWRVLAEDNLLWREKCREEGIEEPLNLRKRRLLSPGFMYSPWKFAFMRQHKIDMNWRSGELKAPKVLKGHDDHVITCLQFCGNRIVSGSDDNTLKVWSAVTGECVQTLVGHTGGVWSSQMRDSIVISGSTDRTLKVWNADTGECVHTLYGHTSTVRCMHLHGNRVVSGSRDATLRLWDIETGQCLHVLMGHVAAVRCVQYDGHKVVSGAYDYTVKVWDPESESCTHTLQGHTNRVYSLQFDGTHIVSGSLDTSIRVWDVESGNCLHTLMGHQSLTSGMELRDNILVSGNADSTVKIWDIKTGQCLQTLQGPSKHQSAVTCLQFSSKFVVTSSDDGTVKLWDLKTGEFVRNLVALESGGSGGVVWRIRASNTKLVCAVGSRNGTEETKLLVLDFDVDLK, encoded by the exons ATGTCGGGGCCgggcggcccgggccccggcggggggaaGCTGGACATCAACCGCGCCGGCGTGGCCGAGCTGGAGGGCGCGCTCAGTGGCatcggccgccgccgcgcccgcggcaTCGTGCGGAAGAGAGAG GAGCTGAAGGGTTTCAACTCACTCGATGATCTTCTCCATGTCAAAGGCATCACCACCCGCATCTTGGAGCTGAACAGTCAGCGGATGACTTGCAGGAGGAGGCCAAGCAGTGAGGAGGCTGCGAGGGTGAGCCCTGGTCTGCAGGGGGACAGTAAAGCTCCTGTGCCTCAG GTGgtggctgaggaggaggatgttTCAGGCCCCTGGGAGCCGGAGCGCTCTGGGAAAGGGAGCCCAGGGTCAGGACCGGAGGCTGACGACTCCAGTGGGCGAGGGGCGCAGGAGCCAGTCAGCTCCACAGTctgtggggagcaggaggaggaggaggaggaggaagaagaggaagaggggagCTGCTACAGCGAGGAAGGGGAGGATGGCAGCAACATCTACTTCTATTACACCATTGGAGAGCGCTGGATAGACTACCTGCAGCGGACAGAGGATGGCGGCCTCCTCCGTCACGTGCGGCCCAAG ATGAAGCGGAAGTCGGAGAACGGCCTGGATGGCAGGGCCCTTTCCCCCGGTAAAAAGCTGTGCAAGGGCTCTGAGTACAGCAG GACACTGGGTCCCTGCATGCCCAGTCCCACGACTACCTTTGGGGACCTGCGCAACGCCAAAGCAGGTCAGGCACGGCGCCGACGCATCCCCTCGGTTGCCCCTCCTCCCGAGCTGCAGGACTGGCTCCGCACCTTCCAG CGGTGGAGTGGCCCAGAGAAGCTGCTTGCTCTGGATGAGCTCATTGATCGCTGCGAGCCCTCCCAAATCAAGTACATGATGCAGGTCATTGAACCCCAGTTCCAGAGAGACTTCATTTCCCTGCTGCCCAAGGAG CTGGCACTCTATGTCCTCTCATTCCTGGAGCCTCGCGACCTGCTCCGTGCTGCCCAGACCTGTCGCTACTGGAGGGTCTTGGCTGAAGATAACCTGCTTTGGAGAGAGAAATGCCGCGAAGAAG GCATTGAGGAGCCCTTGAACCTGCGGAAGCGGCGCCTGCTGAGCCCTGGATTCATGTATAGCCCCTGGAAATTTGCCTTCATGCGGCAGCACAAAATCGACATGAATTGGCGCAGCGGGGAGCTTAAAGCCCCCAAG GTGCTGAAGGGACATGATGACCATGTCATTACCTGCCTGCAGTTCTGTGGCAACCGGATAGTCAGTGGCTCAGACGACAATACGCTCAAAGTGTGGTCAGCAGTCACTGGGGAG TGTGTGCAGACACTGGTTGGCCACACAGGGGGTGTGTGGTCTTCCCAGATGAGGGACAGCATTGTCATCAGCGGCTCCACGGACCGGACGCTCAAAGTGTGGAATGCAGACACAGGCGAATGCGTGCACACACTGTATGGGCACACGTCCACAGTGCGCTGCATGCACTTGCATGGGAACAG GGTTGTGAGTGGCTCACGGGACGCCACTCTGCGCCTCTGGGACATCGAGACTGGGCAATGTCTGCATGTGCTGATGGGGCATGTGGCTGCTGTGCGCTGCGTGCAGTATGACGGGCACAAGGTGGTGAGCGGTGCATATGACTACACAGTGAAAGTCTGGGACCCCGAGAGCGAGAGCTGCACTCACACACTGCAGGGACACACGAACCGCGTCTACTCCTTGCAG TTTGATGGGACACACATTGTGAGTGGCTCTCTAGACACGTCGATTCGAGTGTGGGACGTAGAGAGTGGAAACTGCCTACACACCCTCATGGGGCACCAGTCGCTCACAAGTGGCATGGAGTTACGTGACAACATCCTTGTATCTGGCAATGCTGACTCCACGGTCAAGATCTGGGACATCAAGACGGGCCAGTGCCTGCAAACACTGCAGG GGCCCAGCAAGCACCAGAGCGCCGTGACCTGCCTACAGTTCAGCTCCAAGTTTGTGGTGACTAGCTCAGATGATGGTACCGTCAAGCTCTGGGACCTCAAGACGGGCGAATTTGTGCGCAACCTGGTTGCACTGGAGAGTGGGGGCAGCGGGGGCGTAGTGTGGCGCATCCGCGCCTCCAACACCAAGCTCGTGTGTGCGGTGGGCAGCCGCAATGGCACAGAGGAGACCAAGCTGCTGGTGCTGGACTTTGATGTGGACCTGAAATGA
- the RRP8 gene encoding ribosomal RNA-processing protein 8 isoform X5: MKKALQLSLGAGKVCGNRRDCMGTAVLGRRCPLPRMGAVARTCSTKELKGFNSLDDLLHVKGITTRILELNSQRMTCRRRPSSEEAARVSPGLQGDSKAPVPQVVAEEEDVSGPWEPERSGKGSPGSGPEADDSSGRGAQEPVSSTVCGEQEEEEEEEEEEEGSCYSEEGEDGSNIYFYYTIGERWIDYLQRTEDGGLLRHVRPKMKRKSENGLDGRALSPGKKLCKGSEYSRTLGPCMPSPTTTFGDLRNAKAGQARRRRIPSVAPPPELQDWLRTFQRWSGPEKLLALDELIDRCEPSQIKYMMQVIEPQFQRDFISLLPKELALYVLSFLEPRDLLRAAQTCRYWRVLAEDNLLWREKCREEGIEEPLNLRKRRLLSPGFMYSPWKFAFMRQHKIDMNWRSGELKAPKVLKGHDDHVITCLQFCGNRIVSGSDDNTLKVWSAVTGECVQTLVGHTGGVWSSQMRDSIVISGSTDRTLKVWNADTGECVHTLYGHTSTVRCMHLHGNRVVSGSRDATLRLWDIETGQCLHVLMGHVAAVRCVQYDGHKVVSGAYDYTVKVWDPESESCTHTLQGHTNRVYSLQFDGTHIVSGSLDTSIRVWDVESGNCLHTLMGHQSLTSGMELRDNILVSGNADSTVKIWDIKTGQCLQTLQGPSKHQSAVTCLQFSSKFVVTSSDDGTVKLWDLKTGEFVRNLVALESGGSGGVVWRIRASNTKLVCAVGSRNGTEETKLLVLDFDVDLK; encoded by the exons ATGAAAAAG GCATTGCAGTTGTCGCTTGGGGCAGGGAAAGTTTGTGGAAACAGGAGGGATTGCATGGGAACGGCTGTTTTGGGCAGAAGGTGTCCCTTGCCTCGGATGGGAGCAGTAGCGAGGACTTGCAGTACAAAG GAGCTGAAGGGTTTCAACTCACTCGATGATCTTCTCCATGTCAAAGGCATCACCACCCGCATCTTGGAGCTGAACAGTCAGCGGATGACTTGCAGGAGGAGGCCAAGCAGTGAGGAGGCTGCGAGGGTGAGCCCTGGTCTGCAGGGGGACAGTAAAGCTCCTGTGCCTCAG GTGgtggctgaggaggaggatgttTCAGGCCCCTGGGAGCCGGAGCGCTCTGGGAAAGGGAGCCCAGGGTCAGGACCGGAGGCTGACGACTCCAGTGGGCGAGGGGCGCAGGAGCCAGTCAGCTCCACAGTctgtggggagcaggaggaggaggaggaggaggaagaagaggaagaggggagCTGCTACAGCGAGGAAGGGGAGGATGGCAGCAACATCTACTTCTATTACACCATTGGAGAGCGCTGGATAGACTACCTGCAGCGGACAGAGGATGGCGGCCTCCTCCGTCACGTGCGGCCCAAG ATGAAGCGGAAGTCGGAGAACGGCCTGGATGGCAGGGCCCTTTCCCCCGGTAAAAAGCTGTGCAAGGGCTCTGAGTACAGCAG GACACTGGGTCCCTGCATGCCCAGTCCCACGACTACCTTTGGGGACCTGCGCAACGCCAAAGCAGGTCAGGCACGGCGCCGACGCATCCCCTCGGTTGCCCCTCCTCCCGAGCTGCAGGACTGGCTCCGCACCTTCCAG CGGTGGAGTGGCCCAGAGAAGCTGCTTGCTCTGGATGAGCTCATTGATCGCTGCGAGCCCTCCCAAATCAAGTACATGATGCAGGTCATTGAACCCCAGTTCCAGAGAGACTTCATTTCCCTGCTGCCCAAGGAG CTGGCACTCTATGTCCTCTCATTCCTGGAGCCTCGCGACCTGCTCCGTGCTGCCCAGACCTGTCGCTACTGGAGGGTCTTGGCTGAAGATAACCTGCTTTGGAGAGAGAAATGCCGCGAAGAAG GCATTGAGGAGCCCTTGAACCTGCGGAAGCGGCGCCTGCTGAGCCCTGGATTCATGTATAGCCCCTGGAAATTTGCCTTCATGCGGCAGCACAAAATCGACATGAATTGGCGCAGCGGGGAGCTTAAAGCCCCCAAG GTGCTGAAGGGACATGATGACCATGTCATTACCTGCCTGCAGTTCTGTGGCAACCGGATAGTCAGTGGCTCAGACGACAATACGCTCAAAGTGTGGTCAGCAGTCACTGGGGAG TGTGTGCAGACACTGGTTGGCCACACAGGGGGTGTGTGGTCTTCCCAGATGAGGGACAGCATTGTCATCAGCGGCTCCACGGACCGGACGCTCAAAGTGTGGAATGCAGACACAGGCGAATGCGTGCACACACTGTATGGGCACACGTCCACAGTGCGCTGCATGCACTTGCATGGGAACAG GGTTGTGAGTGGCTCACGGGACGCCACTCTGCGCCTCTGGGACATCGAGACTGGGCAATGTCTGCATGTGCTGATGGGGCATGTGGCTGCTGTGCGCTGCGTGCAGTATGACGGGCACAAGGTGGTGAGCGGTGCATATGACTACACAGTGAAAGTCTGGGACCCCGAGAGCGAGAGCTGCACTCACACACTGCAGGGACACACGAACCGCGTCTACTCCTTGCAG TTTGATGGGACACACATTGTGAGTGGCTCTCTAGACACGTCGATTCGAGTGTGGGACGTAGAGAGTGGAAACTGCCTACACACCCTCATGGGGCACCAGTCGCTCACAAGTGGCATGGAGTTACGTGACAACATCCTTGTATCTGGCAATGCTGACTCCACGGTCAAGATCTGGGACATCAAGACGGGCCAGTGCCTGCAAACACTGCAGG GGCCCAGCAAGCACCAGAGCGCCGTGACCTGCCTACAGTTCAGCTCCAAGTTTGTGGTGACTAGCTCAGATGATGGTACCGTCAAGCTCTGGGACCTCAAGACGGGCGAATTTGTGCGCAACCTGGTTGCACTGGAGAGTGGGGGCAGCGGGGGCGTAGTGTGGCGCATCCGCGCCTCCAACACCAAGCTCGTGTGTGCGGTGGGCAGCCGCAATGGCACAGAGGAGACCAAGCTGCTGGTGCTGGACTTTGATGTGGACCTGAAATGA
- the RRP8 gene encoding ribosomal RNA-processing protein 8 isoform X2 translates to MFAEEAWNDGAEGPARARARPGPRGAPEGPGRPAPAAAAGKRRRRRPGDCAAEPGRDGEPARKRPGERRQAARRRATAEGRPAGSGEPQQSGQRPDGGASAELRGERPRPSAEPGAPGTEPVAGEPARRPSRRQRRSKRRQQSERQAGPAGEPGADGPAGAGRAPALPGPEAAPAGRSAALRARMEERLLAARFRYINQQLYTSTSREAAQLFRSDPEAFEIYHRGFAQQVGRWPENPVHRIVRYLRRRPASLVVADFGCGDCKIASSVRNKVHSFDLVPLSPLVTVCDMAKVPLVAESVDVAVFCLALMGTNLQEILEEANRVLKQGGTLMVAEVASRFEDIRAFVNAMAQLGFKSVSKELKGFNSLDDLLHVKGITTRILELNSQRMTCRRRPSSEEAARVSPGLQGDSKAPVPQVVAEEEDVSGPWEPERSGKGSPGSGPEADDSSGRGAQEPVSSTVCGEQEEEEEEEEEEEGSCYSEEGEDGSNIYFYYTIGERWIDYLQRTEDGGLLRHVRPKMKRKSENGLDGRALSPGKKLCKGSEYSRTLGPCMPSPTTTFGDLRNAKAGQARRRRIPSVAPPPELQDWLRTFQRWSGPEKLLALDELIDRCEPSQIKYMMQVIEPQFQRDFISLLPKELALYVLSFLEPRDLLRAAQTCRYWRVLAEDNLLWREKCREEGIEEPLNLRKRRLLSPGFMYSPWKFAFMRQHKIDMNWRSGELKAPKVLKGHDDHVITCLQFCGNRIVSGSDDNTLKVWSAVTGECVQTLVGHTGGVWSSQMRDSIVISGSTDRTLKVWNADTGECVHTLYGHTSTVRCMHLHGNRVVSGSRDATLRLWDIETGQCLHVLMGHVAAVRCVQYDGHKVVSGAYDYTVKVWDPESESCTHTLQGHTNRVYSLQFDGTHIVSGSLDTSIRVWDVESGNCLHTLMGHQSLTSGMELRDNILVSGNADSTVKIWDIKTGQCLQTLQGPSKHQSAVTCLQFSSKFVVTSSDDGTVKLWDLKTGEFVRNLVALESGGSGGVVWRIRASNTKLVCAVGSRNGTEETKLLVLDFDVDLK, encoded by the exons ATGTTCGCGGAGGAGGCGTGGAACGATGGGGCGGAGggccccgcccgggcccgggctcggccggggccccgcggcgcccccgAGGGCCCGGGCCGGCCG GCccccgcggcagcggcggggaaGCGGCGCCGGCGACGGCCGGGGGACTGTGCGGCCGAGCCCGGCCGGGACGGCGAGCCCGCGCGGAAGCGGCCCGGGGAACGGAGGCAGGCCGCCAGGCGCCGGGCTACGGCGGAGGggcgcccggccggctccgggGAGCCGCAGCAGAGCGGGCAGCGCCCGGACGGAG GTGCGTCGGCCGAGCTgcggggggagcggccccggccgaGCGCGGAGCCCGGGGCGCCGGGGACGGAGCCGGTGGCCGGGGAGCCGGCACGGAGGCCGAGCAGGAGGCAGCGGAGGAGCAAGCGGCGCCAGCAGAGCGAGCGCCAGGCGGGACCCGCAGGGGAGCCGGGCGCGGACGGGCCGGCGGGCGCGGGacgggccccggcgctgcccggcccggaAGCGGCTCCGGCGGGGCGGTCGGCGGCCCTGCGCGCGCGCATGGAGGAGCGGCTCCTGGCCGCCCGGTTCCGGTACATCAACCAGCAGCTCTACACGTCCACCAGCCGGGAGGCGGCACAGCTCTTCCGGAGCGACCCCGAGGCGTTCGAGATCTACCACCGCGGCTTCGCGCAGCAAGTGGGGCGCTGGCCGGAGAACCCCGTGCACCGCATCGTCCGCTACCTGCGCCGGCG GCCAGCCTCGCTGGTGGTGGCAGATTTTGGGTGCGGTGACTGCAAGATTGCGAGCAGCGTCAGGAACAAGGTTCACTCCTTCGACCTGGTGCCTCTCAGCCCGCTGGTCACCGTCTGCGACATGGCCAAG GTGCCTTTGGTGGCTGAATCGGTGGACGTTGCGGTGTTCTGCCTGGCGTTGATGGGCACCAACCTGCAGGAGATCCTGGAAGAGGCCAACCGCGTGCTGAAGCAGGG GGGTACCCTGATGGTGGCTGAGGTGGCCAGCCGCTTCGAGGACATCCGAGCCTTCGTGAACGCCATGGCTCAGCTGGGCTTCAAAAGTGTCTCCAAG GAGCTGAAGGGTTTCAACTCACTCGATGATCTTCTCCATGTCAAAGGCATCACCACCCGCATCTTGGAGCTGAACAGTCAGCGGATGACTTGCAGGAGGAGGCCAAGCAGTGAGGAGGCTGCGAGGGTGAGCCCTGGTCTGCAGGGGGACAGTAAAGCTCCTGTGCCTCAG GTGgtggctgaggaggaggatgttTCAGGCCCCTGGGAGCCGGAGCGCTCTGGGAAAGGGAGCCCAGGGTCAGGACCGGAGGCTGACGACTCCAGTGGGCGAGGGGCGCAGGAGCCAGTCAGCTCCACAGTctgtggggagcaggaggaggaggaggaggaggaagaagaggaagaggggagCTGCTACAGCGAGGAAGGGGAGGATGGCAGCAACATCTACTTCTATTACACCATTGGAGAGCGCTGGATAGACTACCTGCAGCGGACAGAGGATGGCGGCCTCCTCCGTCACGTGCGGCCCAAG ATGAAGCGGAAGTCGGAGAACGGCCTGGATGGCAGGGCCCTTTCCCCCGGTAAAAAGCTGTGCAAGGGCTCTGAGTACAGCAG GACACTGGGTCCCTGCATGCCCAGTCCCACGACTACCTTTGGGGACCTGCGCAACGCCAAAGCAGGTCAGGCACGGCGCCGACGCATCCCCTCGGTTGCCCCTCCTCCCGAGCTGCAGGACTGGCTCCGCACCTTCCAG CGGTGGAGTGGCCCAGAGAAGCTGCTTGCTCTGGATGAGCTCATTGATCGCTGCGAGCCCTCCCAAATCAAGTACATGATGCAGGTCATTGAACCCCAGTTCCAGAGAGACTTCATTTCCCTGCTGCCCAAGGAG CTGGCACTCTATGTCCTCTCATTCCTGGAGCCTCGCGACCTGCTCCGTGCTGCCCAGACCTGTCGCTACTGGAGGGTCTTGGCTGAAGATAACCTGCTTTGGAGAGAGAAATGCCGCGAAGAAG GCATTGAGGAGCCCTTGAACCTGCGGAAGCGGCGCCTGCTGAGCCCTGGATTCATGTATAGCCCCTGGAAATTTGCCTTCATGCGGCAGCACAAAATCGACATGAATTGGCGCAGCGGGGAGCTTAAAGCCCCCAAG GTGCTGAAGGGACATGATGACCATGTCATTACCTGCCTGCAGTTCTGTGGCAACCGGATAGTCAGTGGCTCAGACGACAATACGCTCAAAGTGTGGTCAGCAGTCACTGGGGAG TGTGTGCAGACACTGGTTGGCCACACAGGGGGTGTGTGGTCTTCCCAGATGAGGGACAGCATTGTCATCAGCGGCTCCACGGACCGGACGCTCAAAGTGTGGAATGCAGACACAGGCGAATGCGTGCACACACTGTATGGGCACACGTCCACAGTGCGCTGCATGCACTTGCATGGGAACAG GGTTGTGAGTGGCTCACGGGACGCCACTCTGCGCCTCTGGGACATCGAGACTGGGCAATGTCTGCATGTGCTGATGGGGCATGTGGCTGCTGTGCGCTGCGTGCAGTATGACGGGCACAAGGTGGTGAGCGGTGCATATGACTACACAGTGAAAGTCTGGGACCCCGAGAGCGAGAGCTGCACTCACACACTGCAGGGACACACGAACCGCGTCTACTCCTTGCAG TTTGATGGGACACACATTGTGAGTGGCTCTCTAGACACGTCGATTCGAGTGTGGGACGTAGAGAGTGGAAACTGCCTACACACCCTCATGGGGCACCAGTCGCTCACAAGTGGCATGGAGTTACGTGACAACATCCTTGTATCTGGCAATGCTGACTCCACGGTCAAGATCTGGGACATCAAGACGGGCCAGTGCCTGCAAACACTGCAGG GGCCCAGCAAGCACCAGAGCGCCGTGACCTGCCTACAGTTCAGCTCCAAGTTTGTGGTGACTAGCTCAGATGATGGTACCGTCAAGCTCTGGGACCTCAAGACGGGCGAATTTGTGCGCAACCTGGTTGCACTGGAGAGTGGGGGCAGCGGGGGCGTAGTGTGGCGCATCCGCGCCTCCAACACCAAGCTCGTGTGTGCGGTGGGCAGCCGCAATGGCACAGAGGAGACCAAGCTGCTGGTGCTGGACTTTGATGTGGACCTGAAATGA
- the RRP8 gene encoding ribosomal RNA-processing protein 8 isoform X1, whose protein sequence is MFAEEAWNDGAEGPARARARPGPRGAPEGPGRPAPAAAAGKRRRRRPGDCAAEPGRDGEPARKRPGERRQAARRRATAEGRPAGSGEPQQSGQRPDGGASAELRGERPRPSAEPGAPGTEPVAGEPARRPSRRQRRSKRRQQSERQAGPAGEPGADGPAGAGRAPALPGPEAAPAGRSAALRARMEERLLAARFRYINQQLYTSTSREAAQLFRSDPEAFEIYHRGFAQQVGRWPENPVHRIVRYLRRRPASLVVADFGCGDCKIASSVRNKVHSFDLVPLSPLVTVCDMAKVPLVAESVDVAVFCLALMGTNLQEILEEANRVLKQGGTLMVAEVASRFEDIRAFVNAMAQLGFKSVSKALQLSLGAGKVCGNRRDCMGTAVLGRRCPLPRMGAVARTCSTKELKGFNSLDDLLHVKGITTRILELNSQRMTCRRRPSSEEAARVSPGLQGDSKAPVPQVVAEEEDVSGPWEPERSGKGSPGSGPEADDSSGRGAQEPVSSTVCGEQEEEEEEEEEEEGSCYSEEGEDGSNIYFYYTIGERWIDYLQRTEDGGLLRHVRPKMKRKSENGLDGRALSPGKKLCKGSEYSRTLGPCMPSPTTTFGDLRNAKAGQARRRRIPSVAPPPELQDWLRTFQRWSGPEKLLALDELIDRCEPSQIKYMMQVIEPQFQRDFISLLPKELALYVLSFLEPRDLLRAAQTCRYWRVLAEDNLLWREKCREEGIEEPLNLRKRRLLSPGFMYSPWKFAFMRQHKIDMNWRSGELKAPKVLKGHDDHVITCLQFCGNRIVSGSDDNTLKVWSAVTGECVQTLVGHTGGVWSSQMRDSIVISGSTDRTLKVWNADTGECVHTLYGHTSTVRCMHLHGNRVVSGSRDATLRLWDIETGQCLHVLMGHVAAVRCVQYDGHKVVSGAYDYTVKVWDPESESCTHTLQGHTNRVYSLQFDGTHIVSGSLDTSIRVWDVESGNCLHTLMGHQSLTSGMELRDNILVSGNADSTVKIWDIKTGQCLQTLQGPSKHQSAVTCLQFSSKFVVTSSDDGTVKLWDLKTGEFVRNLVALESGGSGGVVWRIRASNTKLVCAVGSRNGTEETKLLVLDFDVDLK, encoded by the exons ATGTTCGCGGAGGAGGCGTGGAACGATGGGGCGGAGggccccgcccgggcccgggctcggccggggccccgcggcgcccccgAGGGCCCGGGCCGGCCG GCccccgcggcagcggcggggaaGCGGCGCCGGCGACGGCCGGGGGACTGTGCGGCCGAGCCCGGCCGGGACGGCGAGCCCGCGCGGAAGCGGCCCGGGGAACGGAGGCAGGCCGCCAGGCGCCGGGCTACGGCGGAGGggcgcccggccggctccgggGAGCCGCAGCAGAGCGGGCAGCGCCCGGACGGAG GTGCGTCGGCCGAGCTgcggggggagcggccccggccgaGCGCGGAGCCCGGGGCGCCGGGGACGGAGCCGGTGGCCGGGGAGCCGGCACGGAGGCCGAGCAGGAGGCAGCGGAGGAGCAAGCGGCGCCAGCAGAGCGAGCGCCAGGCGGGACCCGCAGGGGAGCCGGGCGCGGACGGGCCGGCGGGCGCGGGacgggccccggcgctgcccggcccggaAGCGGCTCCGGCGGGGCGGTCGGCGGCCCTGCGCGCGCGCATGGAGGAGCGGCTCCTGGCCGCCCGGTTCCGGTACATCAACCAGCAGCTCTACACGTCCACCAGCCGGGAGGCGGCACAGCTCTTCCGGAGCGACCCCGAGGCGTTCGAGATCTACCACCGCGGCTTCGCGCAGCAAGTGGGGCGCTGGCCGGAGAACCCCGTGCACCGCATCGTCCGCTACCTGCGCCGGCG GCCAGCCTCGCTGGTGGTGGCAGATTTTGGGTGCGGTGACTGCAAGATTGCGAGCAGCGTCAGGAACAAGGTTCACTCCTTCGACCTGGTGCCTCTCAGCCCGCTGGTCACCGTCTGCGACATGGCCAAG GTGCCTTTGGTGGCTGAATCGGTGGACGTTGCGGTGTTCTGCCTGGCGTTGATGGGCACCAACCTGCAGGAGATCCTGGAAGAGGCCAACCGCGTGCTGAAGCAGGG GGGTACCCTGATGGTGGCTGAGGTGGCCAGCCGCTTCGAGGACATCCGAGCCTTCGTGAACGCCATGGCTCAGCTGGGCTTCAAAAGTGTCTCCAAG GCATTGCAGTTGTCGCTTGGGGCAGGGAAAGTTTGTGGAAACAGGAGGGATTGCATGGGAACGGCTGTTTTGGGCAGAAGGTGTCCCTTGCCTCGGATGGGAGCAGTAGCGAGGACTTGCAGTACAAAG GAGCTGAAGGGTTTCAACTCACTCGATGATCTTCTCCATGTCAAAGGCATCACCACCCGCATCTTGGAGCTGAACAGTCAGCGGATGACTTGCAGGAGGAGGCCAAGCAGTGAGGAGGCTGCGAGGGTGAGCCCTGGTCTGCAGGGGGACAGTAAAGCTCCTGTGCCTCAG GTGgtggctgaggaggaggatgttTCAGGCCCCTGGGAGCCGGAGCGCTCTGGGAAAGGGAGCCCAGGGTCAGGACCGGAGGCTGACGACTCCAGTGGGCGAGGGGCGCAGGAGCCAGTCAGCTCCACAGTctgtggggagcaggaggaggaggaggaggaggaagaagaggaagaggggagCTGCTACAGCGAGGAAGGGGAGGATGGCAGCAACATCTACTTCTATTACACCATTGGAGAGCGCTGGATAGACTACCTGCAGCGGACAGAGGATGGCGGCCTCCTCCGTCACGTGCGGCCCAAG ATGAAGCGGAAGTCGGAGAACGGCCTGGATGGCAGGGCCCTTTCCCCCGGTAAAAAGCTGTGCAAGGGCTCTGAGTACAGCAG GACACTGGGTCCCTGCATGCCCAGTCCCACGACTACCTTTGGGGACCTGCGCAACGCCAAAGCAGGTCAGGCACGGCGCCGACGCATCCCCTCGGTTGCCCCTCCTCCCGAGCTGCAGGACTGGCTCCGCACCTTCCAG CGGTGGAGTGGCCCAGAGAAGCTGCTTGCTCTGGATGAGCTCATTGATCGCTGCGAGCCCTCCCAAATCAAGTACATGATGCAGGTCATTGAACCCCAGTTCCAGAGAGACTTCATTTCCCTGCTGCCCAAGGAG CTGGCACTCTATGTCCTCTCATTCCTGGAGCCTCGCGACCTGCTCCGTGCTGCCCAGACCTGTCGCTACTGGAGGGTCTTGGCTGAAGATAACCTGCTTTGGAGAGAGAAATGCCGCGAAGAAG GCATTGAGGAGCCCTTGAACCTGCGGAAGCGGCGCCTGCTGAGCCCTGGATTCATGTATAGCCCCTGGAAATTTGCCTTCATGCGGCAGCACAAAATCGACATGAATTGGCGCAGCGGGGAGCTTAAAGCCCCCAAG GTGCTGAAGGGACATGATGACCATGTCATTACCTGCCTGCAGTTCTGTGGCAACCGGATAGTCAGTGGCTCAGACGACAATACGCTCAAAGTGTGGTCAGCAGTCACTGGGGAG TGTGTGCAGACACTGGTTGGCCACACAGGGGGTGTGTGGTCTTCCCAGATGAGGGACAGCATTGTCATCAGCGGCTCCACGGACCGGACGCTCAAAGTGTGGAATGCAGACACAGGCGAATGCGTGCACACACTGTATGGGCACACGTCCACAGTGCGCTGCATGCACTTGCATGGGAACAG GGTTGTGAGTGGCTCACGGGACGCCACTCTGCGCCTCTGGGACATCGAGACTGGGCAATGTCTGCATGTGCTGATGGGGCATGTGGCTGCTGTGCGCTGCGTGCAGTATGACGGGCACAAGGTGGTGAGCGGTGCATATGACTACACAGTGAAAGTCTGGGACCCCGAGAGCGAGAGCTGCACTCACACACTGCAGGGACACACGAACCGCGTCTACTCCTTGCAG TTTGATGGGACACACATTGTGAGTGGCTCTCTAGACACGTCGATTCGAGTGTGGGACGTAGAGAGTGGAAACTGCCTACACACCCTCATGGGGCACCAGTCGCTCACAAGTGGCATGGAGTTACGTGACAACATCCTTGTATCTGGCAATGCTGACTCCACGGTCAAGATCTGGGACATCAAGACGGGCCAGTGCCTGCAAACACTGCAGG GGCCCAGCAAGCACCAGAGCGCCGTGACCTGCCTACAGTTCAGCTCCAAGTTTGTGGTGACTAGCTCAGATGATGGTACCGTCAAGCTCTGGGACCTCAAGACGGGCGAATTTGTGCGCAACCTGGTTGCACTGGAGAGTGGGGGCAGCGGGGGCGTAGTGTGGCGCATCCGCGCCTCCAACACCAAGCTCGTGTGTGCGGTGGGCAGCCGCAATGGCACAGAGGAGACCAAGCTGCTGGTGCTGGACTTTGATGTGGACCTGAAATGA